From Pedobacter aquae:
TACTACCAAACCAACTACTAGTTTTGGACGGGCAGGGTTGCTGGCTGCTACTGTACTTTTAGCTTTTTGCTGGCTGTAGCCGTTTAAAACAATAAATAAGAGGATTAAGGTTTTAAAGATTTTCATATTTTTTCTTGTAAAAATGCGAATATTTAAAGCTTAACGTTTTAAATTAACATGATGGTATTGTAAAATTTTTAAAGCATTTAAGGTGCTGTTCTTCTACTCCCATCGTACAATTCATACTCTAACAATCTACAATCTAGTTTACCGTTGTAAAATTCTATCCTTTTAGATGCTCTTAAGCCTATTTTTTTAGCTAAATCTGGGTTTCCAGTAAAAATGTATCCATTATACCCTTTACACTCTTTCTTCATGAAATCACCAATTCTAGCGTAAGTAGCCTCTAGTTTGCTGTGTATACCTAAACGTTCGCCATACTCGGGGTTAAACATAATCACCCCCGCTTCATCCTGAGGGATTCTGGTATCGGCAAAATCGCAAGCATAAAACTCAATCAATTGGTCTACACCAGCGGTTTTAGCATTCTTTTTACTGATGTCTATAGCATCCTCAGAAATATCTGTAGCAATAATTTTTAAATCTTGATTTTTAACTACTTGGTCTTTTAGCTTTCTTCTTTCGGTAAAGAAAACCTCTTCCTCATAACCTAAAATATGCATAAAAGCATAATTCATTCTTAACAAACCAGGCGTTCTGCCTGTTGCAATTAAGGCCGCTTCTATGGCTAAAGTTCCAGAACCGCACATCGGGTTTATAAAAGGAGATTTAAAATCCCACTGTGTAGCTAAAATGGTTGAGGCTGCAAGCGCTTCTAACATGGGTGCTTTGCCAGGTATTTTCCTATAGCTGTGTTTAGCTAAAGTTTCTCCTGATGTGTCTAAAAAGATTTCTGCCTTTTCATTTTTCCAATATAAATGCACTACTGTTTTAGTGTAATCCGGACCAGAGTTTGGTCTTATTTTATGTACAGATTTAATCCTATCTGCAATAGCATCTTTAACTTTTAAATTGGCAAACAAAGGTGTGGTAATGGTAGAATTATCCACATTTGAGGTTACAGAGAAATATCCACTAAAATCTATCAATTTCTCCCACTCTATGGCGGTAACTTTTTGATACAGCTCTTCGCCATTTTCAGCATCAAATTCTTGAAGGCTGTAAAGCACCTGACTGGCGCATCTGAGGTTGAGATTCAGCCTGATACAATCATTTAAACTTACTTTAAGCTCTAGTCCTGTAGAAAAAATTCTAACAGGTTTAAAACCTAAGTTTTTCACTTCTAATTCAAGATATGGCGACAATCTTTTGTTGCAGGTTATGATAACCTTTGATGGGGTGTTGAAAACTTGATGCATAAGAATGCGCAATTTAATGATAAAAATATAGAGATTTGATTTTAGTTATTTAAAAACCCGTTGAAATGGAGATAAAAGGAAAAGTTCATGAAGTATCTGAAGTCATGAACGTTACTGATACATTTAGAAAAAGAGAGCTTGTTGTTGAATTTGCCGAAAACCCTCAGTACCCGGAATACGTAAAATTTGAAGCAATACAAGACAGGGTTTCATTAATGGATAATCTTAAAGTTGGTGATGATGTTGAGGTTGCCTTCAATTTAAAAGGAAGACCCTGGACAGATAAATCAGGTAAGAAACAATATTTCAATACTTTACAAGTTTGGAAAGTAACCGTATTAGGTGCTGATGCAGGTGCTCCTGCTCAAACACCACAATTTGCAGCACCAGTTGATATTAGTGCGGCACCAGAGGCAGATGACGATTTGCCGTTTTAAAGAGCCTATTTTCTGATTACAATGCGATAAAAAGCGGCACCGATCCCAAAGGTTGACCGCTTTTTTTATGCCTTCATCCTAAACAGTGGCATAAACTT
This genomic window contains:
- a CDS encoding THUMP domain-containing class I SAM-dependent RNA methyltransferase, encoding MHQVFNTPSKVIITCNKRLSPYLELEVKNLGFKPVRIFSTGLELKVSLNDCIRLNLNLRCASQVLYSLQEFDAENGEELYQKVTAIEWEKLIDFSGYFSVTSNVDNSTITTPLFANLKVKDAIADRIKSVHKIRPNSGPDYTKTVVHLYWKNEKAEIFLDTSGETLAKHSYRKIPGKAPMLEALAASTILATQWDFKSPFINPMCGSGTLAIEAALIATGRTPGLLRMNYAFMHILGYEEEVFFTERRKLKDQVVKNQDLKIIATDISEDAIDISKKNAKTAGVDQLIEFYACDFADTRIPQDEAGVIMFNPEYGERLGIHSKLEATYARIGDFMKKECKGYNGYIFTGNPDLAKKIGLRASKRIEFYNGKLDCRLLEYELYDGSRRTAP
- a CDS encoding DUF3127 domain-containing protein; protein product: MEIKGKVHEVSEVMNVTDTFRKRELVVEFAENPQYPEYVKFEAIQDRVSLMDNLKVGDDVEVAFNLKGRPWTDKSGKKQYFNTLQVWKVTVLGADAGAPAQTPQFAAPVDISAAPEADDDLPF